The genome window CTCTACCACCTGCTGTCATTCCTACATATTTCACCTTGTTGCTGTTTCTGTAATACTGTTTTCCATTTACTCACCTCTTTCTACAGATGTATAGCATTCAAGCAATTAGTACTGCTAATGAAAGGTGTATCCTGTAAAAGAGCTTCTCTGCAATCAGCTTCTGAAGACTGATTTACCCGTGTAATATTCACTGTGTCAAAACTTGAAGTGCCTTCTTTATTAACTATAATGAATTGTTCAGATAAGGCTCTCTGTAAAGCCAGCTGCCTCTCTAGGTGCAGAAGGGTTTTGTGATCTCACACCCTACATTGCAAAGCAAAACTGTAATTCAGGAATATACCTTGAAAGACTATCATTATTTCCCTCTGCAGAAGTAAAGGGAGGTGAGGTGATCAACAGTCCTCCCCCAGCTCTTGAACCCACATTCAGCTGGCATTGCTGGGTGCTGATACATGAGATCTGAAAACAAGAGCGAGTAAACATACTTCCCATGTGTTAGTTTGTCGGCCACCCCCTCTTCTTAGAAatcacagacacagaaaaactaGCTGGATGGGACCTTTATATGTCAACTCATCTAACCCGGACTCCCATACCCACAGATCTGTATACCATGCCTTGCCCAGATAAACACGTATTGATGTCACTTCATTTATGAATTGGTGCAAATGCCTTTAGTGTAGATATGGGCATAGTCTAAGCAACTGTTTGCCTTCTGTTGTTCCTTgagaatataataaaaatggtCTGCACAGTAGCTTCTGAAGAAAGATAGCACTGGGGGGGCTATAGCTGCATGAAAGGTCAGGAAGCTACACAATGGGATAATTCATGCAAAGCtgataacaaaaaaaccaccaagtaAAACCAACACAGATTATTGGAGAACCAGTAACGACACCGGCCTGGTTATGCACTAAAATGGCAAATTCATATCAATGGCACTTGGTGTTGCATCTGGTTACCTACAAAGGTACTCAGTGGCTACGATAATACAACTGTGCATGTAGAACAGCTTAGAAATTATTATGGTGAATACTCTTTCCTATTAAAATTGTTAgactaaaatatatttcttacaGTACTACTTTATAGCATGTGGTAATGGAGTGCACAGCACAAATTGCCATTTCTTCAAGTAagttatttccaaatatttcttcctgtaCAAAATGGTCAATCAATAAGTCCAGTCAAAatgtcagtttatttttaagactatGTTATCTTTTCTGTGAACACCAGTTTTTTCTATGGGTAACTCCAGTGTACAAAATACAGCATACTGTTTACAGTGTGATAGAAACTTCACAAAAGCATAAACATCAAACAAAAGATAGATGGttttaaacagaacttttaTAAAGCAAGGATAAACTTCCTTATCTTTGTAAGCATCACCACACATTTCCAGAATAATTTTAGGACCCAAACCTTGAGCTTTATgagctgcttattttttttatcccatGAAGACAGATCACAACATGTTGCAGGACTGTTTTTCATACATCACTGTAAGCATATGCGTAAATCTTCATCAGATTAAAGTCAATATGTACAAAAAGTTAttcaatgcaaataaaatctaAGATACTGGATAACAGGGTCTCCTACACCTCTCAAAATACCAGTTACCAGCTGGAGATACACTGATACCAACATGTATCTAAAAAGATGCCTACAACACATTTATGTATAATTTGTTGTGACACTGACAGAGATAATACGGGACCTATTTCCCTTAGCTTACACATGTGAACATACAGCAGTCTTGTCTGCTGGATGGCTTGCTCTAGCTGCAGGTGTAAGGcatgtatattttaaagatCTTATTTTAGAGGAAtaaaacagttgtttttctttctcatagaGAAAGCAACTGAACACTTCAGAATTCTCTATTTTCAGTATCTGTGAAGAAGTGGTGTGCAGcgctatttattttaaacagctgaaaTGTAAAAACTGCATTGATCTCTTCCAACCACAATGTGCACCTCTAGTTTGGTATCTGCTCAGAAAAGCTAGTTGCCCAAACCCTATCTGGAGCCCACACttgcttttgtaaaattaaGCTCTATGTTATGAGTGTGTGCATTACTTTTTAAACCCTTCTCCTTTAGAAAGGAGTGCCTGACCAGATCTGAACAGAATGTAAAACCTCTGGCTGGCTTTATTAGTTCAGGGTCAGATGCTTTTGTCAGAAATGAAACCTTGCTTGAAACCTTGTTTCAGTGTCCTTGTAAAAGCCACCAAAgaaggaggcaggaggggagagggaggatgATCTGCCTGCATAGCTCACTGTCAAGCAAAATTCAGACCCCTGTTCCATTTATCAGcacacattttccaaaacatgcAATATTATGAATTTGCAGCTAATTTTGTATGCTTAGGGCACGCCTGCCACCTGGTATTTTCAAGGAAACTGGTCAAGAAACAAGTTCATTATTTTCACTTGCTGATAGACAAGGTAGTGTAACCAGAACTGAACTGGAGGTATGCAGCTTGTAACAAAGAACAGTGAGTATATTTGCCTGTCTAAAccagttttttttccactatccTGGACAAGGAACAAGAAGGTTAGTTCCTATTTTGTGCTTATTTAAGTACGAGTAAGATTGCCTAGATATGTTTCTACAGGAATAACAACAGCATTCACCCATATAGGCCTACAGAAGTCAGTTTTTATATAACTATCTGCTTTCCACTGAGTCCCTGAGATTTGTGGAAATATGGTCAGCAGCAAGATGTTCTACTTTCTCTCTGCACTGTTTCCTCTTGTCACTGGTTATGCTGGGTAGgaaattgaaatttttatgCAAACTACTTCTGGAGTGTATTAATGAACAAACGGGTGGAGGTTACAGTGCCAGGTACTTGCCTCTACAAGACTTAACGGCTAGTAGACAGTCATTTGTTAGAAGAAATGTTAGCTTCAAAACCTAATTGTACTGTTGGCTATATAAAGCAAACTTCCATATGTAGAAAAACTTCTATTCAACCATTTTTAagagggactgggagggatGGAAGGGAGAAAGCTGGCTCAGAAGCATGTCACGTTGCTTTTTTGAAGATGTAGGTGTTCTTTGAGGTGTTTAGACTCATACTCGATAGTGAAAGCTGCAAATATATGCCCtagatgcaaaacaaaaactgaagcccccccccaaaagaaaaaagaaaatcacgTTGCCACGCTGTCTGAGAAGGGAACACAGGCTGTCCCGTTGTTGTgacttcttttctgtgaaatattctATGCTGTTAAAGGTAATTTTCTGATTGTAAGACTGAGTAACTGCTTGGATGttttgagggctttttttttccccatagacTTTATCATTTAATCCTAAATTGAATAAAAGGTGATTCACAGTCAAATATAATCTGTATTTAATACCTGCTCAAGTCTTAGATCCACTgcaaagaaattacagaaagtaCTGGGGTACTGTGTAGAGGTGtactattttcaaaatgctgtttattcTAGCAGCTGACCAGTTCCACTAGTACTTGGTagtggaaattttaaaaactccatAAAACTCTGAGCATGCTGTCCTCTAAACCTGCTCCGATAGGGCTGAACATGCCACAGGCATTCTGTGAGCAGCAGAAATTATGAGTCATGTTTGCAACATCCTTTGCCCATGCAGATTCTTGGAATCTAGCAAGATAGGAATTCCTACAGTAGCTTTCCCTTCTGTGGGAACATTAATAGGATCTCTCTCTTCTACACAACTGCTTATTTTCTCTACTGTTAGTGTCTGAGAGGTTTGGCTGAAGCTGGCCAAGGGTTTCAAAAGTAACCGGTGGTAGAACAGACAGCATATTcacactgattttctttctgtaggaaACTGAACCAGAAAGTGCTCATGTTTGATCTGCCTTGGAGTATCTACCACTGGTAGCAGAGACTGCAGCTTATAATTCACAAGTGGCGATGGCATAGCTTGGGACGGCAGATTATTGACCCCAGCTGTCtacccagcacccagcacacaAAAGACCAAGCTGTTCATGAGACAGCTGGGGAATCACTGCCTCTTACTGAAACTGGCAACAGTTTACAGCAGCACCCTCTAAATGGGGTTCAGGCTATTCACAGTGTCTCAGCTATCCAGAAAAGCAACGTCGGAACAAAGAGTTAGGGCTGGTAACCTCCTCTGCCATCCCCAGCTATGGTACCTCTTCTTGCTAATTGAACTGTGAACTACACTGATGCCAGAAAATGACCGCATGCAGTTGTAACAGAGACAGtaaaaggaggggggaaagggaggcCTTTGCACCTATTCACATCTGAGGATGAGCATCAAAGATTCCATACATGTACACGTTACATTTGTAcattacatatacatataataATGTACATGTAATAATTACAAGTACATTGAATATGTATAGTACAAATGTTACATAATACTTTGTATATTACTTAAAGTTTTAATCTGCTTTATTGTATTAATTGTAAAATAGCTTGGGTACTATGCCACTGTGACACAGGCATGAATGTAGTTGGAGTCCCTACCTAGACGGTATGACAGAGAGTCCCAAGGTGGCATAGAGCACTGTTTCATGGTGACAAACCTTATTTTAGAGCAGACGATAATCCATAAAAACAAGCAGTTTATCACATTCATATAAATTCAACGTACCTGTCGTTCAATATCACATACatgtaaagaacaaaataattttacgTCTCTGATTGTTTTGTCAGGAGCAAATCGAGCCTGTTACCCACATCGGTATCATTCACAGGGCCAAAATTTTCGGCTGTTAGTCAATCCTTGCGTAAAGCTCTCATCAGTAATAACGGGAGGTTTTCTCCAAGTGAGAGGCTGAGGTCTACAGGATTTTCCTATACCGCCTGTGAACCAAAGGTACAAGAGATGTTCATCCTTCCTGTTCAGCTTCTCCCCCGCATATACCACGAGAACCGGGACTCAGAGCAAACCGCCCGGGTTGGAAGTCCCCTACCCGGGAAAGCTCCCGACGGGAGGGGACAGCGGCCCTTACGCCAACCGCCCCGCCAAACCCGGGCTCGGGGAGCGGCGGGCTGGGTGGGCCCTTCGCCCCTCAGCCGGAGCGCGGCCCAGCCGAGCAGCTGGGAGCCGCGCCCGCCCGGCGGAGCCTGGGGCGCGGAGGTCGGGCATCCGGGCGCTTTGCCGAAGCGGCAAGGCGAACCGAGAAGCGGCGCGGCAGGAGGGCACCCGCCGCCTTGGCGGGCAGCGCCCCGCGCTCAGTCAGTCACCCCGGTCCTGCCCGCTCCGCCGGGCCGCATCCCGCCGCAGCCGCTCCTCTCCCTCACCTGGCGGGACCCGACACTGACCGCGGccccggggaaggggcggggTACGGCGCGCGGGCACCGCCAGCGGCCGCCCTCCTCAACGGCCGCCCTCAACGGCCGCCGCGCGCCCGGCCCGCAAACCCCACAGCTCGCCTGCTACTGGCGGCAGTTGGGCTTTTAACTCCTTCCTCGTCGGGGCGGCCGCTCCGGCACCCCGCGGGCTTCCCCTCCAGGCGAGCAGGTAGCCGCgacgcccccccccgcccggccgcgcGTTCCGCCCCCGGCAGGTTCTCGCCTCGGCCCCGCGCTCCGGGACTCTCCCTTCCGAGGGGAGCGAGCGCTGGCGGCCCCAGGGGCAGCCTGGCCCAGCGCCCGCCCACCTGGTGCTGCCCCGCACCTTGCGtgaggagaggggcaggaggcggggggcggcggcgggcccggcccgtGGCGCTGCGCCGCCGGGGGCCGGTCCCCCgccaggcggggggggggaaggagaggcgGCGGCCCCTGCCGCCGTAACCGCTCCCCATCCCGCCCGCTGGTGCCGCCCCCAGTATGGCGACACGGTAGAGGAGCGGCTGCGCCGGGGcgcccgccccctcccgccTCCCTCGGCACAGGCACGGCGCGCCGCGGGCGAGCGAGCGGCCTCGGCGGCGCTGCTGCCGCCGTTGCCCCCCACAGGGCTCAGCGGCGGAGGAggatggcggcggcgggcgcggcggcggcgggcatggcagcggcggcggcggcagcggcagcagcggcggcggggccgagcgGCCGCGCGGCGGGATCCAGCACCGTCCCGAGCAGCTCATGGTGGCGCCCCAGACCCGCAAGCAgcggccgcgccggggccgccAGCTGAGCCGGATCCCGGCGGGCGGCTCTCCTCTCTCGACACCGACCCACCGAGCGACCCGTTACCCTCCCCCGGCGcgccctctcccccctccccggcgcgACCCGCGCCTCGGATcgcccccgccggggccggACTCCCACCACCCCCGGGGGCCGCGGgaaaggcggcggcggcgaaggGCACCGGGCAGCgccaggcggcggcggcgggaccaTGGGCGCGAAGCAGAGCAGCCCCACCGCCGCGAATGGCCGCACCCGGGCGTACTCGGGCGGGGATTTaccttcctccagcagcagcagcagcggcggcggcgctaACGGGACCGGCGGGCGCTCGGCGGGCGCTGCCGGGCGGTACGCGCACCTGGCGGCGGCGCCTCATGCCGCTCCCGGCGGCGCGACGGCGGCAggaggagcggcggcggcggcggggggtgCCGCGGGGTCGGCCCCCCGGAGCAGGTCCTTAGGGGGGGCCAGCGCCTCCGGGGCCCGGGCCGCGCAGTCCGCCTTCAACATCCCCCACAGCAGCGGCCCCTACGGCTCGCAGGACTCGGTCAACAGCACCCCGGAGGAGGGCGGCCGGGAGCGGcccgcggggggcggcggcggcggcggctcgtCCGGCGGGCCCCGGCTAGTGATCGGCTCGCTGCCCGCTCACCTCTCGCCGCACCTGTTCGGAGGTAAGGGCCAGCCCGCGGGGCGGGCGCgacgcggcgggggggggggggggggttgggggtgttTAGCTGCCTGTCGCGctgctgcggggctgggggcccgggcgggcggggggtTTCCTTCCCCGGCTCCCGGCCCCGCGGTGGGACGGGTAATGAATCATCACTTTGGGGAGAGCGGCGGCTCTTTCAGGCTTGCGTCCGCCGGAGGGGGGCACGGTTTGGAGACGGGGTTTTCAGGCCAGCGTCTCCTATTGTTTGTAAGGAGAGCTGTGAAAGGGGGAGGTTAAAAACGAGCCCCGCGGCGGTGCGGTCGGGACGGCGAAGAGGAAGCAGAGCCTCGCCGGCCGGCGACTTTAGACTCTAATAGCTGTAATCAGTGCCTGTGCAAATACTCTTGGCTGCTGCTTACATAATTAGAATTTAATTGGATCATGTGTCTCCGCCGTTTATTCTAAAATCGGACCAAACCCCTCTTCAGGTACTGATTAGTATGTGGCTGATGCTTGTTCCTCTTTCCAAGTTCTCGGGTTCTCGGTTCTGAAAGTcgattaagaaaaacagaagttaaagtaagtttctttgtttattttccccctAAGAGATGAGTAAAGCCGGATAGCTGTCCGTGCCGCTGAAGTACAGGCTTGCAGCACCCGTACCGTATAGTCTTGAGGATGGCCACATGTGCTCTTGAGGCAGAAGAAACACACAGCGAAACTCTGAATTAACCAAGAAGCTGAGGCTCTTTAAGAGGCATATTAGATGTAGAGCAAGTTGTCATAGTTTTTTGTCTCTCCTGTGATATTGAGATGAATAGGGCTGGTATAGGACTTGCATTTTACTTCCTGTGTTCTTCACCTTAAAAATCTGCCTGTAAGTTGCCAACTGCTTTCAGAGTTGCTGACTACTCTCAGTACTGCTTGTTCTAAAGATCGTTGTTCGTATAAGTCAAGCATTAAGGTGCAAGGTGACTTTTTAAATTGATTAATTCTCTTGATAATTctaatatatgtatgtattataACCTGTCTAAATACTAACCAACTTCACCAAAagctttcttttggaaaagaggAGCCTAATGTAAAATTTCTACGTTTCTGTATTCTAGTTAATCTGTTTGTGAATACTATTTGTAGCAGGTTgggctttcttcttttctgtaatgcAACCTGTTTTTAGCCAAAGCAGAGCTGTCTTCAGCCTGACTGTCATAGGGTGTGCAAGGTTTCTGTCACATGGCCTGCCACCTATATGTCTGTTGACCTGAAAATAGCATAGCTGTTACTTCCTAGATCTAAAACTACCTCCTCCCAGCGCAGTGGTTGAACATTAACAGAAAGCTGTCAAACCCTATTATAATAAGGGAATATTTGcccttaagaaagaaaacataactaTTTTCATAGTACCAAGCTGCTCAATAGGAGTGCTTTGTTGCAAGGATGCTCATTGTACCATCATGGTAGCTTGTGGGGGAAGAAGGTGCATGCATTTCTCTTGGTGATGAAAGGATGCCCTATCACGGAGCATTGTGCAGTTTGTGCTACGCACAAGGGAATTAAAACATGTAGCCAGCTGTTGCTCCAaggtaaaactttttttttttctccttgcttaaACTATGTCTTGCAACCTGCTTTGCTGCCAGGAGGGAGTGgattaaatgtaaatgcagtGGTGAGGATCAATAACCTAGGAAAGTGTTTATTCAGATGCAGGAAGGTCACTTCAGAATAACTCTGAATTTGATCGTACTTTTTTATGGCACATAATCTATTAATTGCTGTACTACAgcatattttgtcttttgcaaATCTCTGAAATTGATATATTAAAGAGGATATAGGCTGAAATGGCGCAAAGCTTGTTGCTTTTTCTGGTGCAGGAAAAGTGCCAGGAGGGGTACACTCTCTTTATCTACTGACTAATAAATAAGGAATGCCATATGCTAGGAGTTTGAGTAGCAAGTTTGAAAATACGCTGTCCTTATGTTGTCAGAAGATGTCAATGAATCtacttgctgcttctcttttaaaaatcttagtATTTCTTATTGGGATGAATAATCATAATACTGCAACACCTGTGAATGTTTCACTTGaaacattattcttttcttcaatTTAAGTATTATGTGATATCAGTGATACATTACTCCACATCACACTGAATGTTGGTGTCCTTATTTAGTTGcatgctttgtgttttcttggtTCCTTGTAATAACTAGATGCTTGGAAGAAGTAGCCCCACTGGAGATGATATATTAGCATCAGCATGGTGAAAAATAACTTGAAGCATTGTTTTGTCCTGATGGTAACTAGCTCAAGCTTGTCTAGGTGTGGTATCTGGCATTTATCTTGTGTATCATAAGCATGCTTGAAGTCCCCTCCCTTGTTTTGTAACTTGCAAATTAGCCAAATTGTTTCTTCTTATTGTGAAAactactgaaattaattttgaggaTTAGCATAGCAATtctatcaaaattaaaataaaaaagaacaagaataaCTTCCATAACTTGAACTGAATCTCCAACTATTTATGTTTTTAGGCATACTGCTTGGCTTCATCAATCAGAGACACATGGGTGTTGCATTTGTTAAATTACTGTAATTAATTTGCCATTAGTGAATTATACTCTATTGTCACTTTTACTGAGCAGCCTTGCGTGCTGAACTAATGTATAAATACTAACTCTCTAATGTAACGTACTTAAATCCATACTATGCTTGTTAATATGCCATTTGAACAAGAATATAAAAAGTATTATGTTATTGTATGTTAATGTATTAGAAAGTATGATCACTTATTTTCTATGTTCCTTTCATAGGAACTGTAGTAACAACAGCCTTTCCTGACTGTGAGGGTCTGATGTTCCTGTCTGACCTCAGGCTGGTGCACCTTTATGATCAACATATAACAGAGTAAATACTGCTATGTAACTTTACGTCTCATGTCAGGGAGAGTTCAATTTACTGAATAATTGGGGCCTTggtctcacaaaaaaaaaaaaaaaaaaaaaaaaaaggtgtttaaCTTCGTATTACAAGCATGCCTGGAGTAGGTTTAGAGCATTAACCAAATGTGAGACCCAAATTCCATAAGAACTTATGGCACTCTCAGATGCAGAAGCCAAACCTGTACGTGACATTCAAGCACTTTCTCGCCACACAGCGCCGAGTTCCAGCTTTCTTTAAGGCAATAATGCCATTATCAGGAATTTTGACCAGAAGTTTCCCGCTCTGTTCCTCAGCGAATGGAActtcccctctctcccagccCCAAAGTAAATATTCTTACCTTCTGTTAAGAATAGCATGTAGAAGAGTTGCCCCTGAGATCCACAGTTagttttttccactgtttttagGCAGTAAGCATTCCTGCGTAGATTGTCAGCACCGCAGTAAAGCTACTGCTGTAGTTACAAAATAGCTTGGTTTTGTCAACGATGCTTGCAGCAATTGGTTCAGCTAAAAATGGACAGTCTTTCggaattttctttgctttgggtAACTGCTGATGTGTTACTTCCATCACATAAAATGTTGACAGCTCCTCAGAACCCATTTCATGT of Aquila chrysaetos chrysaetos chromosome 3, bAquChr1.4, whole genome shotgun sequence contains these proteins:
- the ZNRF2 gene encoding E3 ubiquitin-protein ligase ZNRF2 isoform X1, with product MGAKQSSPTAANGRTRAYSGGDLPSSSSSSSGGGANGTGGRSAGAAGRYAHLAAAPHAAPGGATAAGGAAAAAGGAAGSAPRSRSLGGASASGARAAQSAFNIPHSSGPYGSQDSVNSTPEEGGRERPAGGGGGGGSSGGPRLVIGSLPAHLSPHLFGGFKCPVCSKFVSSDEMDLHLVMCLTKPRITYNEDVLSKDAGECAICLEELQQGDTIARLPCLCIYHKGCIDEWFEVNRSCPEHPSD
- the ZNRF2 gene encoding E3 ubiquitin-protein ligase ZNRF2 isoform X2; protein product: MGAKQSSPTAANGRTRAYSGGDLPSSSSSSSGGGANGTGGRSAGAAGRYAHLAAAPHAAPGGATAAGGAAAAAGGAAGSAPRSRSLGGASASGARAAQSAFNIPHSSGPYGSQDSVNSTPEEGGRERPAGGGGGGGSSGGPRLVIGSLPAHLSPHLFGGFKCPVCSKFVSSDEMDLHLVMCLTKPRITYNEDVLSKDAGECAICLEELQQGDTIARLPCLCIYHKGCFH